A stretch of the Symmachiella macrocystis genome encodes the following:
- the sufC gene encoding Fe-S cluster assembly ATPase SufC has translation MTSLLKIEDLRVSVDGTPILKGVNLDIRQGEVHALMGPNGSGKSTLAFALMGHPKYEITGGTVEIDGVNLVDLDPNERARLGLFLAFQYPVTIPGVKVADFLRHAVTNVRNPDRKEGENLIPMREFRKELKGKMEELGMDLEFARRYLNDGFSGGEKKRMEILQLAMLNPKFAILDETDSGLDSDAVRVVSEGVARLSGSTEMGVLIITHHERLLEFNTPQFTHVMLAGRIVETGDASLAAELHNQGYAGVRERHPEAAAEEVTEQVAG, from the coding sequence ATGACCAGTTTACTGAAAATTGAAGATCTGCGGGTCAGCGTTGATGGCACTCCCATTCTCAAGGGAGTCAATCTCGACATCCGCCAAGGCGAAGTCCATGCTTTAATGGGCCCCAACGGCTCGGGGAAAAGCACACTGGCGTTCGCATTGATGGGGCACCCCAAATACGAAATCACCGGAGGCACGGTTGAAATCGACGGCGTGAACCTAGTCGATTTGGATCCAAACGAACGAGCGCGACTCGGTTTGTTTCTGGCATTTCAATATCCGGTGACAATCCCCGGCGTCAAAGTGGCCGACTTTTTGCGGCATGCGGTGACCAACGTTCGGAATCCGGATCGCAAAGAAGGCGAAAATCTGATCCCGATGCGGGAGTTCCGTAAGGAACTGAAAGGCAAAATGGAAGAGTTGGGCATGGATCTGGAATTCGCCCGACGCTATTTGAACGACGGTTTCTCCGGCGGCGAAAAGAAACGGATGGAGATTCTGCAACTGGCGATGCTCAATCCCAAATTTGCGATTTTGGATGAAACCGATAGCGGTTTGGACAGCGATGCCGTTCGCGTTGTGAGCGAAGGCGTGGCTCGACTGTCCGGCAGCACCGAGATGGGTGTGTTGATCATTACGCACCACGAACGTTTATTGGAATTCAACACTCCGCAATTCACGCACGTGATGCTAGCGGGACGCATCGTCGAAACCGGCGACGCATCGTTGGCGGCCGAATTGCACAATCAAGGTTATGCCGGTGTCCGCGAGAGACATCCTGAGGCGGCTGCCGAAGAAGTCACTGAACAAGTTGCTGGCTGA